The genome window CTGATGGTCCCGGTCACGCTCTTCCAAGCCGACGGCGAATACGGCGTCATGCCCAGCGACGAAATCGACGAAGGTGACGGCCTCGACATCATCCACGAATATAATCCGCACGATGAACGGCCGGCTCACTGAGCCGGCTTCGCTTTCGCGGAGGCTCTGTTCCGTGGGTACTGTCACCCAACCGGTGGGAGCCTACCGCGTCTGCGCAGACAGCGATCCGGTTACGTCGCCGCCTTCTTTCCTTTCGGATGATATCCGCGATTGCGCTTCTGGCGCAGCAGGTCGAGGAACAGCCTGACCGCTTCGTCCTCGCGCGCGAAGCTGTGCTTCATCATCTGACCTCGTGCGCCGATCCGTCCCCAGCGGCGTGTCAGGCAGATGTCGCCGAAGAGCGTCGGTTCGATGGCCATGGCGTAGAACCGGGCCATGTTCTTCGAAGCGTCGGTGCGTTCGATATAGAGCTGGTAGGGCTGCGCGATCATGACGACAGAATCCCGCATCGGAGAGTTCGCGTCCAATGAGATTTTTGAATCGATCAGGGGCATATTGATTCATTTTTGCAAAGGGGGCTTTTGGGGGCGGGCCGCTCTGGCGAGCGGACGGCTCTATGCGCCAAGGCGCACCGAACCCGCAAAGCGGTTTCGTCCTCCGGTGACGATCCTCCCGTGGTAGGTGGCACGGTCGAGAAAACCGATGATCGTAGCGTGTGCGGCGGGCTGCCGCGATCAATCGAAGGCGCACCAATCGCGTCGCGGCTCGTTCCAGCGCCGGGCGAGACCTTCCTCGACGAGCTTCTCGCCAAGCGAACGATCGGCGCGCGTGACCGTGCGCAGCTTGCGCCCGTACCGGTCAGTGTCGCGCCAGCCCGAGACCAGCGTGAAGCTGCCGGCGTTTAGTAGGACCAGCAACCGATCGCGGGCGATTTCGCCAGCCTGCCTCTCGTCGCGGCAATGCGGCGAGAAGATTTCCGGGGCGTCGATATCGGCGATCCTGATCTTGTGCGCCCGAACCAGAATGTGTCCCCGTCGAC of Bradyrhizobium barranii subsp. barranii contains these proteins:
- a CDS encoding WGR domain-containing protein, with the translated sequence MIAQPYQLYIERTDASKNMARFYAMAIEPTLFGDICLTRRWGRIGARGQMMKHSFAREDEAVRLFLDLLRQKRNRGYHPKGKKAAT
- a CDS encoding thermonuclease family protein: MDSNLKKKHDGAALSCCGSRHGDHCGLGGRHRRPLPSSIGYAGAIRDQHFGHPAASAERYAERPFHALRRADPRELRRRRGHILVRAHKIRIADIDAPEIFSPHCRDERQAGEIARDRLLVLLNAGSFTLVSGWRDTDRYGRKLRTVTRADRSLGEKLVEEGLARRWNEPRRDWCAFD